One Streptococcus sp. zg-86 DNA window includes the following coding sequences:
- the tpiA gene encoding triose-phosphate isomerase, which translates to MSRKPIIAGNWKMNKTAAEARQFIEAVKLNIPSNERIDTVIGAPALFLEGMKKGVRNSELQVAAQNCYFEDFGAFTGETSPAALAALEVDYVIIGHSERRDYFHETDEDINKKAHAIFKNGMTPIICCGESLETYEAGQAVEFVGAQVSAALKGLTAEQVASLVLAYEPIWAIGTGKSATQDDAQKMCKAVRDVVAADFGQEVADKVRVQYGGSVKPENIAEYMACPDVDGALVGGASLEADSFLALLNF; encoded by the coding sequence ATGTCACGTAAACCAATTATCGCAGGAAACTGGAAAATGAACAAAACTGCTGCGGAAGCTCGTCAATTTATCGAGGCGGTAAAATTGAATATTCCGTCAAACGAACGTATCGATACTGTTATCGGAGCGCCAGCCTTGTTCCTTGAAGGTATGAAAAAAGGTGTTCGTAACTCTGAATTGCAAGTTGCAGCACAAAACTGCTACTTTGAAGATTTTGGTGCCTTTACTGGGGAAACTAGCCCTGCAGCCCTTGCAGCTCTTGAAGTAGACTATGTTATCATCGGTCACTCAGAACGCCGTGATTACTTCCATGAAACAGATGAAGATATCAACAAAAAAGCACATGCTATTTTCAAAAATGGTATGACACCAATCATCTGTTGTGGTGAATCCCTTGAAACGTACGAAGCTGGTCAAGCAGTAGAATTTGTTGGTGCACAAGTATCAGCAGCATTGAAAGGATTGACTGCTGAGCAAGTTGCTTCCTTGGTGCTTGCTTATGAGCCAATCTGGGCAATCGGTACTGGTAAATCAGCAACTCAAGATGATGCACAAAAAATGTGTAAAGCTGTTCGTGATGTGGTTGCAGCAGATTTTGGTCAAGAAGTAGCGGATAAAGTTCGCGTTCAATATGGTGGTTCTGTAAAACCAGAAAACATTGCAGAATACATGGCTTGTCCTGATGTGGACGGTGCACTTGTAGGGGGAGCTTCACTCGAAGCTGACAGTTTCCTTGCTTTGCTTAATTTCTAA